One part of the Bacteroidia bacterium genome encodes these proteins:
- a CDS encoding CusA/CzcA family heavy metal efflux RND transporter has protein sequence MINRIIEFSIKNKLLTGLMVLGLIAWGIFSLGRLPIDAVPDITDNQIQVITTSPSLAAQEVEQFITFPLEMQLGNIPRVENVRSISRFGLSVITVVFEEDMDIYLARQLISERLQLVKEEIPASFGQPEMGPITTGLGEIYQYVLYAKESHKKEFSPMELRSLQDWVVKRQLMGIDGVIEINSLGGFLKQYEVAINPEKLKSRKLSLTDVYEALANNNANTGGSYIEKAEQTYFIRGEGFLKDESEIEQVLVKQVDGLPILIKDLAKVQLGHAPRFGAVTMNGMGEVVAGQVLMLKGENAAEVTRKVKERMEQIRSSLPEGVLMEAYLDRTKLVNQTTETVITNLIEGGLIVIFVLVLLLGNLRAGLIVASVIPLSMLFAVSMMNVFGVSANLMSLGAIDFGLIVDGAVIIVEAILHHLGLKSFKGQISQDKMDNEVFQAASKIRTSAAFGEIIILIVYLPILFLVGIEGKMFRPMAQTVGFAILGALILSLTYVPMISALFLSKKPIQIAPFSQKIIAFFQQLYTPVLAFAFRFKAIFLLATLGLFILSMLTLRNMGGEFIPTLEEGDFALHQILPPGSSIAQGVKVSAELQNMILDKFPEVEKVVTKIGTAEIPTDIMPLEAGDIFVILKPKSEWTSAKSREELFEKMEEEMNQYPGVIYEFTQPIQMRFNELMTGIRQDIAIKIFGEDLGILAQKGEDAKEIMEGIEGVGDIQVEPTAGLRQMLVKYERSKISKFGLSIEEINRIIRGSFAGEKAGVMFEEEKRFDIVVRLDPEFRQNIQDLRNLYVPLPSGGQIPLSELAQIDFEDGPTQISRENAQRRITIGVNARGRDVESLVTEIKEELAEQLELPDGYYVNYGGQFENLENAQARLAVVVPVALALIFFLLFTTFKSLQQSLIIFTAIPMSAIGGIWALYLRGMPFSISAGVGFIALFGVAVLNGIVLLSYFNTLKGQGMDDLMERIKAGTQVRLRPVIMTAAVASLGFLPMAVSTAAGAEVQQPLATVVIGGLLSATFLTLIILPILYFYAEKTMKSANSKASLIVLFLLISAPLSNYAQSSISLEEAISISLQNAPNLKRDAFMQEAVEKLSKGSLLNPRTNLFTSGEEIDNNFDNGIRSIGFMQTFNLPAANKASKNYYQENTKRAFEQLALSQRSLKQAVRKAYYQCTYIWELDSLQKDWLRYYEEFADIAQIRFEAGESGKIPLLNAQTRKQEILFMAEQTSLSKDISRQELQKWLFSDSSFQVKQRNFSRVESLNSSPGQTHPFLNMRKQELAMAQAQVKVQQSKLLPQIQAGGRWQTINGNSPFWAYQAGINIPLFRKSYRNFVESARVSVKAKEAELSYQESLLAKNRSILDQRLQRSLQAIKVLEEQLLVLASEQQSISREAYQKGEINYVQYMQSLDKWMELRMKHLQSLYEWHLLYADFLYLNEA, from the coding sequence ATGATCAATCGCATCATAGAATTTTCTATAAAGAATAAATTATTAACGGGCCTCATGGTGTTGGGCCTTATCGCCTGGGGGATTTTTTCCCTCGGCAGATTGCCAATAGATGCCGTTCCGGACATCACAGACAACCAAATCCAGGTGATCACCACTTCCCCCTCACTGGCTGCCCAGGAAGTGGAGCAATTCATTACTTTCCCCCTCGAAATGCAGCTTGGAAATATTCCACGCGTAGAAAATGTGCGCTCCATTTCGAGATTTGGGCTATCTGTTATTACGGTGGTCTTTGAGGAAGACATGGATATCTATCTAGCCAGGCAGTTGATTTCCGAGAGACTTCAATTGGTTAAAGAGGAAATCCCGGCATCTTTCGGTCAACCGGAGATGGGACCGATTACCACCGGCCTGGGAGAAATCTATCAGTATGTCCTCTATGCAAAAGAGAGTCATAAAAAGGAATTCAGCCCGATGGAATTGCGGAGTTTACAGGACTGGGTGGTGAAACGCCAACTCATGGGGATAGACGGAGTCATCGAAATCAACAGCCTAGGTGGATTTCTCAAACAATATGAAGTCGCCATCAATCCCGAAAAGCTCAAAAGTCGCAAGCTATCTCTGACAGATGTATATGAAGCCCTGGCAAACAATAATGCCAATACGGGTGGTTCATATATAGAAAAAGCCGAGCAAACCTATTTCATCCGGGGAGAAGGCTTCCTCAAGGACGAATCAGAAATTGAACAGGTGTTGGTAAAACAGGTTGACGGTCTTCCGATCCTCATTAAAGACCTGGCGAAAGTACAATTGGGTCATGCTCCCAGATTTGGAGCAGTAACCATGAATGGAATGGGTGAAGTAGTCGCCGGACAAGTGCTCATGCTCAAGGGAGAGAATGCAGCGGAAGTTACGCGCAAAGTAAAAGAGCGAATGGAACAGATCCGATCCTCTTTACCAGAAGGAGTGCTTATGGAAGCTTATCTGGACCGAACGAAACTCGTCAACCAAACAACAGAAACCGTAATTACCAACCTGATCGAAGGGGGACTGATTGTAATTTTTGTACTGGTTTTACTCCTGGGGAATCTGAGAGCAGGTCTCATAGTGGCATCCGTTATCCCCCTTTCTATGCTCTTCGCTGTATCCATGATGAATGTATTTGGCGTTTCGGCCAATCTGATGAGTCTGGGTGCCATAGACTTTGGGCTGATTGTCGATGGAGCGGTAATTATTGTTGAAGCCATCCTCCACCATTTGGGTCTCAAAAGCTTCAAGGGACAGATTTCACAGGATAAAATGGACAATGAGGTCTTTCAGGCAGCTTCAAAAATCAGAACATCTGCAGCATTTGGGGAAATAATTATCCTTATCGTTTATCTGCCGATTCTATTTTTAGTAGGTATTGAAGGAAAGATGTTTCGGCCCATGGCCCAAACGGTAGGTTTCGCAATCCTGGGAGCCCTGATTCTCTCCCTGACCTATGTGCCCATGATATCGGCCCTTTTCCTTAGCAAAAAACCTATCCAGATTGCTCCTTTCTCCCAAAAGATCATCGCTTTCTTCCAGCAATTGTATACGCCCGTTTTGGCTTTTGCTTTCCGCTTCAAAGCTATTTTCCTTCTGGCCACGCTGGGACTCTTTATCCTCAGCATGCTGACTTTGAGAAATATGGGAGGAGAATTTATCCCAACCCTGGAAGAAGGGGATTTTGCCCTGCACCAAATTCTCCCTCCAGGTAGCTCGATCGCACAAGGGGTGAAAGTTTCGGCCGAACTACAAAACATGATCCTGGATAAATTTCCAGAAGTCGAGAAAGTCGTAACCAAGATCGGAACAGCAGAAATCCCCACAGATATAATGCCTTTGGAAGCGGGAGATATTTTTGTCATCCTCAAACCTAAAAGCGAGTGGACCAGTGCAAAAAGTCGAGAGGAGCTCTTCGAAAAGATGGAAGAGGAGATGAATCAGTATCCCGGAGTTATTTATGAATTCACCCAGCCCATCCAAATGCGATTCAATGAATTGATGACCGGGATCAGGCAGGATATAGCCATAAAGATATTTGGAGAGGATCTCGGAATCCTGGCGCAAAAGGGAGAAGATGCCAAAGAAATCATGGAGGGAATAGAAGGAGTAGGAGATATACAGGTAGAACCAACAGCAGGACTTAGACAAATGTTGGTGAAATATGAACGCTCAAAAATTTCCAAATTCGGTCTGAGCATAGAAGAGATCAATCGCATCATCCGGGGGAGCTTTGCCGGGGAAAAGGCAGGAGTGATGTTTGAAGAAGAAAAACGATTCGATATTGTAGTTCGGCTTGATCCGGAATTCCGGCAAAATATTCAGGACTTGCGCAATCTATATGTTCCTCTTCCATCCGGAGGGCAAATTCCTCTGAGCGAATTGGCACAAATTGATTTCGAAGATGGGCCAACTCAGATTTCCAGAGAAAATGCCCAAAGAAGAATCACCATCGGCGTAAATGCGAGGGGAAGAGATGTAGAAAGTCTGGTTACTGAAATTAAAGAAGAGCTAGCGGAACAACTGGAACTCCCCGATGGGTATTATGTCAATTATGGTGGGCAATTTGAGAATCTGGAAAATGCCCAGGCCAGGCTGGCGGTAGTTGTACCTGTCGCACTCGCCTTAATATTCTTTCTCCTCTTCACCACCTTCAAAAGCCTGCAACAGAGCCTGATCATTTTCACAGCTATCCCTATGTCGGCCATTGGTGGGATATGGGCACTTTACCTCAGAGGTATGCCATTCAGTATTTCAGCCGGAGTAGGCTTTATTGCCTTGTTTGGAGTAGCAGTGCTCAATGGAATCGTACTACTCTCCTATTTCAATACCCTCAAAGGACAAGGGATGGATGATCTTATGGAACGTATCAAAGCAGGCACGCAAGTACGATTGCGACCTGTGATCATGACAGCTGCTGTTGCCTCTCTGGGATTCCTGCCTATGGCTGTGTCTACTGCAGCTGGTGCAGAGGTCCAGCAACCCCTGGCTACAGTCGTAATTGGTGGCTTACTTTCGGCCACTTTCCTCACCCTAATCATTTTACCGATACTATACTTTTATGCTGAAAAGACTATGAAAAGCGCAAACTCCAAAGCCAGTTTGATTGTCTTATTCCTATTGATAAGTGCTCCTCTCAGCAATTATGCACAAAGCAGCATAAGCCTGGAAGAAGCTATTTCTATTTCTCTCCAAAATGCACCCAATCTCAAAAGAGATGCTTTCATGCAGGAAGCAGTAGAGAAACTGAGTAAGGGAAGTCTGCTCAATCCTCGTACAAATCTGTTTACCAGTGGAGAAGAAATCGACAATAATTTTGACAATGGAATTCGATCTATTGGATTCATGCAAACATTCAACCTTCCCGCTGCAAATAAGGCCAGCAAAAACTATTACCAGGAAAATACCAAAAGAGCCTTTGAGCAGTTGGCCCTTTCCCAAAGATCCCTGAAACAAGCTGTACGCAAAGCTTATTATCAATGCACCTATATCTGGGAGCTAGACAGTCTTCAAAAAGATTGGCTGCGGTACTATGAAGAGTTTGCAGACATAGCTCAAATCCGATTTGAGGCTGGAGAAAGTGGAAAAATCCCTTTACTCAATGCCCAAACACGAAAACAGGAAATCCTCTTTATGGCTGAGCAGACAAGTTTGTCCAAAGACATTTCCCGGCAAGAACTCCAAAAATGGTTGTTCTCCGATAGCAGTTTTCAAGTGAAGCAGCGAAATTTCTCCCGGGTAGAATCCTTAAATTCTAGCCCAGGCCAAACTCATCCCTTCCTGAATATGCGCAAACAGGAGCTTGCCATGGCCCAGGCACAGGTGAAAGTCCAGCAAAGCAAACTCTTGCCACAGATACAGGCAGGAGGAAGATGGCAGACTATCAATGGGAATAGTCCTTTTTGGGCGTATCAAGCCGGAATCAACATCCCTTTATTCCGAAAATCCTATCGCAATTTTGTAGAGTCAGCCAGGGTTTCAGTTAAGGCGAAAGAAGCCGAGTTGAGCTATCAGGAATCTCTGCTTGCCAAAAACAGAAGCATCCTGGACCAGAGGCTACAAAGAAGCCTCCAGGCCATCAAAGTGCTGGAAGAACAATTGCTGGTCCTGGCCAGCGAACAACAAAGTATCAGTCGCGAGGCCTACCAAAAGGGAGAAATCAATTATGTCCAGTACATGCAAAGTCTGGATAAATGGATGGAGCTTAGGATGAAGCATCTCCAAAGCCTGTATGAATGGCACCTGCTCTATGCAGACTTTCTTTACCTAAATGAAGCCTAA
- a CDS encoding efflux RND transporter periplasmic adaptor subunit → MRILLYIFIIISLFACEEEADSHGHSHAPEAAEEHEGEISLTAMQMSKIGLKLGSFEEINLKGVIRVNGVLELPPQNKASVSTQLGGIVQRIHVKPGQFIRKGGLLASIQYKELLDWQEELGVVEGQLLYIRKEYERQKDLVEKEIAARKQFEKVESELKIAETKRKALRSKLGLLGLNPDKLEGDLISSLGLRSPIGGFVKDINVNTGTFVQPQEVLFDIVDNHHLHIDLKVFEKDLPYISLGQKIDFSLQSDPSKIMQASIFSISKAMNEEDRTVMVHAEIDNKDERLIPGMYIEARIIVDDQKVMALPESAISTDKGLDFIFVKEETSGMETHFKKVQVLTGKRDIGYVEAEALEKLTGKEEIVVEGAFFLMAQSKKGEVGGGHHH, encoded by the coding sequence ATGAGAATTTTACTATATATATTTATCATCATCAGCCTCTTTGCATGTGAGGAAGAAGCAGACTCACATGGACATTCACATGCTCCAGAAGCTGCAGAAGAACATGAAGGAGAAATTTCCCTTACGGCCATGCAAATGAGTAAAATCGGCTTAAAATTGGGGAGTTTTGAAGAAATCAACCTCAAAGGAGTAATCCGTGTGAATGGCGTATTGGAACTGCCTCCTCAAAACAAAGCCAGTGTTAGCACGCAGTTAGGGGGAATTGTTCAAAGAATTCACGTAAAGCCAGGTCAGTTTATCCGAAAAGGAGGGCTGCTCGCCAGCATCCAGTACAAAGAACTTCTGGATTGGCAGGAAGAGCTGGGCGTAGTTGAGGGACAACTCTTGTACATTCGTAAAGAATATGAGCGTCAAAAAGACCTAGTCGAAAAGGAGATTGCTGCTCGCAAGCAGTTTGAAAAGGTCGAATCTGAACTTAAAATAGCAGAGACTAAACGAAAAGCCTTGCGGTCCAAATTGGGTCTATTGGGGCTGAATCCGGATAAACTGGAAGGGGATCTTATCTCCAGCCTGGGACTTCGTTCTCCCATAGGAGGTTTTGTCAAAGATATCAATGTAAATACTGGCACATTCGTCCAACCCCAGGAAGTCCTCTTTGATATTGTAGACAATCATCACTTGCATATCGACCTCAAAGTATTTGAGAAAGACCTTCCCTATATCTCTTTGGGCCAAAAGATTGACTTTAGTTTGCAAAGCGATCCCAGCAAGATTATGCAAGCCAGTATTTTCTCGATATCCAAAGCCATGAATGAAGAAGACCGAACTGTCATGGTACATGCGGAAATAGATAATAAAGATGAACGCCTCATTCCGGGTATGTACATTGAAGCTCGTATAATCGTTGACGATCAAAAAGTTATGGCTTTACCCGAATCAGCCATTAGTACAGATAAAGGGCTTGACTTTATTTTTGTAAAAGAAGAGACCAGTGGAATGGAGACTCACTTTAAGAAAGTCCAGGTACTTACGGGAAAGCGAGATATCGGATATGTGGAAGCAGAAGCTCTTGAGAAATTGACGGGTAAAGAAGAAATCGTGGTAGAAGGAGCTTTTTTCCTGATGGCACAAAGCAAAAAAGGAGAAGTTGGGGGAGGCCATCACCACTAA
- a CDS encoding helix-hairpin-helix domain-containing protein, which yields MLKNIAIISLLALAFIFSACGEKSATKETEAEKTEMESPQAEETMEAAAVLNPNQASEEDLGALGLTEEMVAAVMEARPIMSQGDLNTLLAGMGEEALKELAAKLFIPMNLNTATEAEFKMVPGVGDKMAHEFEEYRPYTKVEQFRREMGKYVDDEEIARYEQYVFVPIDLNTATEAEIKAIPGVGNKMAHEFEEYRPYKNIEQFRREIGKYVDEKEVARLERYVQLILEEK from the coding sequence ATGCTTAAAAATATAGCAATTATAAGCTTATTGGCTTTGGCCTTTATCTTTAGTGCTTGTGGAGAAAAATCTGCTACTAAAGAAACAGAAGCTGAGAAAACGGAAATGGAATCACCTCAAGCGGAAGAAACTATGGAAGCCGCTGCCGTTTTGAATCCCAATCAGGCAAGTGAAGAAGACTTAGGCGCTCTCGGACTTACTGAGGAAATGGTAGCCGCGGTAATGGAAGCCAGGCCCATCATGTCACAAGGCGATCTGAATACTTTGCTCGCTGGAATGGGAGAAGAGGCCTTGAAAGAACTGGCTGCTAAACTCTTTATTCCTATGAACCTGAACACTGCCACTGAGGCGGAATTCAAAATGGTTCCCGGAGTTGGTGATAAAATGGCCCATGAGTTTGAAGAATACCGTCCTTACACAAAGGTCGAGCAATTCAGAAGAGAGATGGGTAAATACGTAGATGATGAGGAAATAGCGCGTTATGAGCAGTATGTTTTCGTCCCAATTGATCTAAATACAGCTACTGAGGCTGAGATTAAGGCAATTCCCGGAGTTGGAAACAAGATGGCCCATGAGTTTGAAGAATATCGTCCATATAAGAATATCGAGCAATTTCGCAGAGAGATTGGCAAATATGTGGATGAAAAGGAAGTTGCCAGGCTGGAAAGATATGTGCAGCTGATCCTCGAAGAAAAATAA
- a CDS encoding response regulator: protein MKTNLPLIFYADDDAAFLHLFQLGNGEHGPTYQIKCFKSGDALIESMQKLHQSFSLLPHLILLDLNMPGKDGKETLIELKAHEVFEHIPVAIISDIEDVELHKEVLELGAEVFIPKPMAYTGIADIINEIDEHLLKEERKRD, encoded by the coding sequence ATGAAAACGAATTTACCCTTAATTTTTTATGCAGACGATGATGCGGCCTTTCTACATTTATTTCAACTGGGTAATGGTGAACACGGACCTACATATCAGATAAAGTGCTTTAAAAGTGGCGATGCCCTTATCGAAAGCATGCAGAAATTGCATCAGAGCTTTTCCCTACTTCCTCATTTAATACTTTTGGACCTGAATATGCCCGGCAAAGATGGCAAAGAAACCCTGATTGAGTTGAAAGCTCATGAGGTCTTTGAACATATTCCGGTTGCGATCATTTCAGATATTGAAGATGTCGAGTTACACAAAGAGGTACTTGAGTTGGGGGCTGAGGTATTTATACCCAAGCCGATGGCCTATACCGGTATAGCCGATATTATCAATGAAATAGACGAACATTTGCTGAAAGAGGAGCGCAAAAGAGACTAA
- a CDS encoding ferredoxin--NADP reductase — protein sequence MAIHILRLHEISSESPDAASLHFQQAKVDRIHFLPGQFITLKVEIEGKIYFRSYSISSAPRLDDVLSITIKRVAGGLVSNYILDHFKSGQLVEFLAPKGRFIVENSIKNERRLILIGGGSGITPLMSILRSTLFNEPKSRVSLIYASRDAEHIIFKDKLQDLKGKFGERLEVHHILSRENKELAFPYHKGRLNTKLLDEILEGINPELARDYFLCGPTELMELVHTHLLEKGIPEEDIRQEKFLASEQDIESQIDYSAPSVEVLVWMGGTQYNIKVPPGSTVLRAAIDLDIDLPHSCLRGICASCMGKLEQGEVNMLNNETLLDFEVEAGKVLVCQSQPKSEDVVIRMGADSSTGSS from the coding sequence ATGGCCATTCATATACTCAGATTGCATGAGATCAGCTCCGAAAGTCCGGACGCTGCCAGCCTCCACTTTCAGCAGGCAAAAGTTGATCGCATCCATTTTTTACCCGGTCAATTCATCACCCTGAAGGTAGAAATTGAAGGGAAGATTTATTTTCGCTCCTATTCGATAAGCAGTGCCCCTCGACTGGATGATGTCCTGTCTATTACGATCAAAAGAGTAGCAGGAGGCCTGGTTTCCAATTATATCCTTGACCACTTCAAAAGTGGTCAATTGGTAGAATTCCTGGCTCCCAAAGGTCGCTTTATTGTTGAGAATTCGATCAAAAACGAAAGGAGACTCATCCTGATCGGAGGGGGAAGTGGTATTACTCCTCTCATGTCAATCCTTCGTTCCACCCTCTTCAATGAACCCAAAAGCAGGGTAAGCCTCATTTATGCCAGCAGGGATGCAGAACATATTATTTTCAAAGACAAACTGCAGGATCTGAAAGGGAAATTTGGCGAAAGATTGGAAGTCCATCACATCCTGAGTCGGGAAAACAAGGAACTGGCTTTTCCCTATCATAAAGGCCGCTTGAATACTAAGTTACTTGATGAAATACTCGAGGGAATCAATCCTGAACTTGCCCGAGATTATTTTCTTTGCGGCCCTACAGAATTGATGGAGCTGGTTCATACTCATTTATTGGAAAAAGGAATCCCAGAAGAAGACATTAGGCAGGAAAAATTTCTGGCTAGCGAACAGGATATCGAAAGTCAAATTGATTATAGTGCCCCATCTGTAGAAGTCCTAGTCTGGATGGGAGGCACCCAATACAACATCAAGGTACCTCCGGGTTCTACGGTGCTACGGGCAGCTATTGACCTGGATATTGATCTTCCTCACTCCTGCCTAAGAGGAATTTGTGCATCCTGTATGGGAAAATTGGAACAAGGGGAGGTGAATATGCTTAATAATGAAACGCTCCTGGATTTTGAAGTCGAGGCTGGAAAAGTTCTGGTCTGTCAATCCCAACCAAAAAGCGAAGATGTAGTTATAAGAATGGGCGCCGATTCAAGCACAGGTTCTTCCTGA
- a CDS encoding NAD(P)/FAD-dependent oxidoreductase, with translation MIQTDICIIGAGPVGLFAVFEAGLLNMRCHLVDVLPQTGGQLSEIYPKKPIYDIPGYPSILAGELVTELEKQIEPFKPTYTLGEKLMKMDKRGDRDFLLETDEGTQIECKVVVIAGGLGSFEPRKPALENLEKFEKSKGVHYMVKDPEHFRGKKLVLAGGGDSALDWTMFLAEIAEELTLVHRREAFRGAPDSAAKVQELAKEGKINLVLNSQLKSLQGGDQLESVIVSSKGKEDEAISCDYLIPLFGLSPKLGPIADWGLNVDKRAVEVDTRDYSTNVEGVYAIGDINTYPGKLKLILCGFHEAALMAHSAYAYMNPDKKAATLKYTTVSGISGFE, from the coding sequence ATGATACAAACGGATATATGTATAATTGGAGCAGGACCTGTAGGTCTTTTTGCAGTTTTTGAAGCAGGTCTCCTCAACATGCGTTGCCACCTGGTTGACGTATTGCCTCAGACAGGAGGACAACTCTCAGAAATCTACCCCAAGAAACCCATATATGATATTCCCGGCTATCCTTCTATCCTTGCCGGGGAGCTGGTTACAGAATTGGAAAAACAGATTGAACCTTTCAAACCCACCTATACCCTGGGAGAGAAATTGATGAAGATGGATAAGCGAGGGGACCGGGACTTTTTATTGGAAACAGATGAAGGGACTCAAATTGAATGCAAGGTGGTAGTTATTGCAGGAGGATTGGGCAGCTTCGAACCCAGAAAACCTGCTTTGGAAAACCTTGAGAAATTCGAGAAAAGCAAAGGGGTTCATTATATGGTAAAGGATCCTGAGCATTTTCGAGGAAAAAAACTGGTACTTGCCGGAGGAGGCGATTCGGCCCTAGATTGGACGATGTTCCTTGCCGAGATAGCGGAGGAACTCACCCTGGTACACAGAAGGGAAGCTTTTAGAGGAGCTCCTGATTCCGCAGCCAAAGTTCAGGAACTTGCGAAGGAAGGCAAAATCAATCTCGTACTCAATAGCCAGCTAAAATCCTTGCAAGGAGGAGATCAGCTGGAGTCCGTCATAGTCAGCAGCAAAGGCAAAGAAGATGAGGCAATTTCTTGTGATTATTTGATTCCCCTATTTGGCCTGAGCCCCAAATTAGGTCCTATTGCTGATTGGGGATTGAATGTAGACAAAAGGGCGGTAGAGGTGGATACCCGAGACTACTCCACCAATGTGGAAGGAGTATATGCTATCGGTGATATCAATACCTATCCTGGCAAACTGAAATTGATCCTTTGTGGCTTTCATGAAGCAGCTTTGATGGCACATAGCGCCTATGCCTATATGAATCCTGATAAAAAGGCAGCTACCCTTAAATACACTACAGTTAGTGGAATTTCAGGCTTTGAATAA
- a CDS encoding 2Fe-2S iron-sulfur cluster-binding protein — protein sequence MIKIQVEDTNGDKREVSFEANPSSNLMEVLTEEKFDVPAICGGMAGCGTCHIAVLINADKLDTPDDDEEFMLDSLPNFQEGSRLSCQLPLTDALDGMEIKVLGDG from the coding sequence ATGATAAAAATTCAAGTAGAAGATACAAACGGTGACAAAAGAGAGGTCAGCTTCGAAGCCAATCCATCCAGCAATCTGATGGAGGTTTTGACAGAAGAGAAATTTGATGTTCCTGCAATTTGTGGGGGCATGGCTGGTTGTGGAACTTGTCATATTGCCGTTCTCATAAATGCCGACAAACTTGATACTCCGGATGATGACGAAGAATTTATGCTCGATTCTCTTCCCAACTTTCAGGAAGGAAGTCGTTTGTCTTGTCAGCTTCCTTTAACGGATGCCCTGGACGGAATGGAGATCAAAGTTCTCGGAGACGGTTAG